Below is a window of Stygiolobus azoricus DNA.
TATTATAAATAAACCCTTGTTTCTGAATCATCTTGCAGAAAGGCTCAACGTTAAGTTTAATTCGAAAGTCATTAGGAAGAGAGAAGGGGGTAAAGAGGAGTACTATTTGGTCAACGGTGAGAAGATTAACGCGGATATGGTAGTAATTTCTAATGGTCATTATGAACTACCTAAGGATCATACAATACCGGCAATTCAATATATTACGGACTACAAGATAGACCCAGAGATAGTTGAGTTTTACTTCTATAGCGATTTGTTAGGATATGCATGGATATTCCCCGATGATAAAGGTAGTAAGATAGGGATAGGGGGCTATGCTGATATTAATTTTCTAAAGGAGAGATTATCTAAATTAGTAAAGGGTAAAGTGTTCACTTTTCACGGGGCAAGGGTCTCAGATTATGGTATTGAAGAGCAGAGGCTTAAGGAGAAGAAGTACGTCGGAGAAGCTTTAGGTACTGTATACCCTCTCACTGGAGAGGGCATAAGACCTTCAATACTGAGCTCCAAAATCTACGCTGATTCGCTTTTAGAGGATAAAGATTTCGTTAAGGAGTTCAAATCCTCAAAGCTATACTTCACGATTCAAGCCCAGGCTAAAATAATAGATGGTGTGAAGAAGAAAATCATGAGTATTAGTTTACTTTCTAAGCTATTAACTAAAAGCGACCCCGACATTGTATACAAAATAGCTATAGGAGACTTTGGCATGTCCGATTTAATTAAGTTGTTTGGGAGGTCACTATTATGACCTATATTCTCGACGATATAGATAAAAAGATAATAAAGATACTTCAGGAAGATGCGAGGACTCCGTTTTCTAAGATAGCTAAAATGTTGAATTTAAGTGAATCTACAATACACATGAGGATGAAGAGACTGAGAGAGAACGGGGTCATAAAGGGGTTTTACGTAGATATAGACCCTGAAGTGATAGGTTATAACGTGGTAGCTTTCGTTATGATTAAAGCTGATCCCAAAAAATATGAGGGAATCTTGAAGAAGATCTCCGAGTTCAAAGAGATTTTGGAAGTTTACGACGTTACCGGTGAATATTACGCCTTATTAAAGGTGAGAGTTAAAACGAGGGAGGAGTTAGCTAAGGTTCTCGATATGATAGGAAATATGGACGGAGTAACTTCAACATATACAATGTTCGTCTTGAGGACTATTAAGGAATTGAAAAGTATAATTTTAGACTGATCGGTGCGAGAGCTCGTCATCACATTTTCAGCCGGTTTTTTAGTCCTCATTTCTTAAGTTTCTGAATTAGGTGCTGGATAATATATTTTGCAGGGTTTACGTTAGTCGCTTGATAAAATCCCTTCCAGAGCGGAGCCGCGTTTACCTCAAGCACTTTATAACCACCGTCTAAATCCTCGACTATGTCGAGACCAGCGTAATCCAGTCCCATGATGGCTGTAGACTTCAGTGCTATCTCCTCAAGGTATTTGTCTGGTAAGATAACTTGTGTTAAAGCTCCTTGAGCAACATTGGTCTTCCAAGAGGTTTTGTTTATCCTATATATACTGCCTATTACTCTATCTCCAACCACGAAGACTCTTATGTCTCTTTCCGGCTTTCTCACGTATTTCTGTATGTACACGGGTTGATTTACGGACAAAATCGATTTAGCTATCCTGAACGCTATATCTGGGTCTGTAACTCTTACTGCTCCGAGACCAAGGCTTCCCACCAAGGGTTTTATTACCACCTCTTTCCATCGCTCTGCAAGTCTCATAGCTTCAAAGGGACTTTCCACTAATGCGGTCTCAGGTATAGGGATCCCTGCACTTTTTAGCTTTACTAAGCTGCTAAACTTATCTCTAGCGTTGAACATGGATTCAGGCTTATTAATTAACGTTACACCGTTGATTTCCATAGCTTTCAGTGTGTCGAATCTTTTGATAAGTTGTTCAGTGGAGGATATGAAACCTAAGTTCCTTACGACCCCTCCGTCTATCATTAATGTCTTTCCTCCATATGTAAATTCAACACCATTAGTTGTAATGACCGGATTTATCTGTGAAATCCTTAAATATATTGCAGTATGACCACTATTCTTTATTTCTAGAAGTAATTGCTTAGAAGCCTCAGTAACCTTTTGAGACTCGTGGATCACTGCAATTTTAATAAGTTATCACCGATCTTTTCCTCATACGAGTCGTTTTTATAGTTTATTAATACCCACCTCGTTAAGTAAACCTGCTGTAAGGAAGTCGGGAATAGATATTAAAGCTTCCCTAAACTCTTGTCTTACGTCTATTTTTCTCACCAATGATAAATAGTTAGATACAGCACTATTATATTCGGCCTTAACATATTCCTTGTAATCTGCACCTTTCAAGTCATAAAGCTGTTTTGCACTCCCTACTAATGCCTTTAACTCTCCTTTTTCGTATTTATATATGTCTATGTAATCGTCTATGAGCTGGTAAGCTATTCCTAATTCTTTTCCCAATTCTATCGTAATATCCACCACGTCTTCTCTTTTCGCTGCAAAAGCAGCTAGCATTGTAGACAGTTTAAAGAGGCTCGCGGTCTTATATTCTATAGTCTTCATATAATCTATAGGAGTACCAAAAATGTCCTTTAATGCACCTATAGCAGTATCCCTCCAAAGGTCAATACTTAACTTTAATGCCCTTTCCCCGTAACTCGAGATAATGTTCAGTGCGGAAGGAATAAGAAAGTTGGTAATGAATATCACCCTTCTGTTTGTGTAAACTGCCCAAGCCGCCTCTACTCCTCTCCTTGTAAGGTCGTAATCAACAATGTCATCTAAGGCTAGGGAAGATGAGTGAAGGATTTCAGTGGCTAAAGCAGCTTTATATGAATTCGACTGTTCCCCTCCTAAAGCTTCAGTGAAGAACATGGTAAGCGTTGCCCTGAACCTCTTACCGTCCTTCAGAATGTATTTACTTACTTCCAATAACTCCCAGTCTTTTATATCTGATAAGTAATCTTCAATCAGCTTATCAACGATCTCTTTAGTACGTCGCCAATAAGTTAGAAAATCCACTTCATAACACTCTCGCAGGTTGCTTAAATAAATATGTTAAAATTGATAAATAAATTGGTGCAAGTAAAGGATCAACGTCGAAGATAATCTCCCTCACGTTCTTTCCTTTAGCCCTAAGTTCGAATTCCATACGCCTGACCGTTAAAACATCGGCTCCAGTAGTTATAAATGTATATGTATTGCTAGAACCAAGAAAATCCTCGTGGCTCTTTATTTCAGTATTAAGGTATTTCTGCATTAAATTGCGTGCGGGTAAAAGAAGCGGGGAGAGAACAATTAAACCGTTGAATTCTACTTCCTTAACTTTTTCTTTCAACCATTCCTCTAATGTGTTAAGGGAGTTAAGCTCCTTTAAGATTTCCTCACTCCTCTTGTTTTTGTTTATGGATGAGATTTCCTTGAGGAGAGATAAAGACGTCTCTATTTCACATAACTCTCCTTCTTTACTCAAGATTTCCACATCACCCTTACCTTTCTCCTTCTTCATGTCTACGTTACATGTTATCAGATATCCTTTTCCCCCCAGAGACCACATGGAGTCCAAAAAAGGGATGACGTCGTTTTTGTCGTGTAGAAACGCAATTACGTTATTAACATCAGCGTAAGGCTTCTCAGAGAATAAGAAGTCGTATAAATTAACGAGCCTCACAACTTTTTCCGACAGTTGTGAAAGGGATCTGTAGAGAGTGAACGCTTCCAATTCACTCTTTCTGTTGTACACTATAGTGAAATCCGAGCCAATTGAGGATAAAAAAGGAATCGAGAAGAGGTTCAGACTAAAGCGGTCTTTAGGGAATTGCAACAACTACACTCTCCGTCATTAGGTTTCTCTGGTAACCTCTTGATAACTTCATATAGGAGCTTTCTGGCCTTTTCAGTGTTCTCAGACATGACTTTAGTAACCTCCTCAGCCGTAACTGGTATATCCGCGAAAACGTCATAGTCCGTAACCATTGCTATGGTTGTGTAACACATCTGTGCCTCGCAGGCTAAGTTAACTTCGGGAACCAAAGTCATCCCTATTATATCAGCCTTAAAGACTTCCTTCCAAACCTTACTTTCGGCTCTTGTCGAGAACCTAGGACCCTCTATACATATGTAGGTGCCGGAAGGGTGAGTAGTTATCCCTAAATCCCTCGCTGACTCTATTATTATCCTTCTGAGGTGGTTACAAAATGGGTCTGCCATCGATACGTGAGCAACTACGGGACCATCAAAGAATGTATATTCTCTACCTTTTGTCATGTCAATGAACTGGTCAGGGATTACGAAGTCGCCAGGCTTATAATCGAGCCTTAAGCTCCCAACAGCTGAGACAGAAATTACCCACTTAACCCCCAACTCTTTTAACGCCCATATGTTAGCTCTGTAATTTATCTTATGAGGAGGGATTTTATGTCCTCTTCCGTGTCTGGGTAAAAAGGCTACTTTCTTCCCCTCTAACTCACCGAGAATTATGTTGTCGCTGGGTTGACCGTAAGGTGTATAGATCTTTATCTCCTTCACGTTTGTGAGTATTTTCGGATCGTATACTCCAGAACCCCCTATTATCCCAATTGTTGCCTTATCTTTCAGTTCA
It encodes the following:
- the gdS-2 gene encoding hexaprenyl pyrophosphate synthase, whose product is MDFLTYWRRTKEIVDKLIEDYLSDIKDWELLEVSKYILKDGKRFRATLTMFFTEALGGEQSNSYKAALATEILHSSSLALDDIVDYDLTRRGVEAAWAVYTNRRVIFITNFLIPSALNIISSYGERALKLSIDLWRDTAIGALKDIFGTPIDYMKTIEYKTASLFKLSTMLAAFAAKREDVVDITIELGKELGIAYQLIDDYIDIYKYEKGELKALVGSAKQLYDLKGADYKEYVKAEYNSAVSNYLSLVRKIDVRQEFREALISIPDFLTAGLLNEVGINKL
- a CDS encoding NAD(P)/FAD-dependent oxidoreductase, translated to MEVAIVGAGPAGLSLAWFLKGTKYNATVYEALDDVGKKPCAWGLMSGVESLLPITKDSIISEIKGFRIYLNDKLIHDVRGKQTLGYIINKPLFLNHLAERLNVKFNSKVIRKREGGKEEYYLVNGEKINADMVVISNGHYELPKDHTIPAIQYITDYKIDPEIVEFYFYSDLLGYAWIFPDDKGSKIGIGGYADINFLKERLSKLVKGKVFTFHGARVSDYGIEEQRLKEKKYVGEALGTVYPLTGEGIRPSILSSKIYADSLLEDKDFVKEFKSSKLYFTIQAQAKIIDGVKKKIMSISLLSKLLTKSDPDIVYKIAIGDFGMSDLIKLFGRSLL
- a CDS encoding S-methyl-5'-thioadenosine phosphorylase, with product MIELKDKATIGIIGGSGVYDPKILTNVKEIKIYTPYGQPSDNIILGELEGKKVAFLPRHGRGHKIPPHKINYRANIWALKELGVKWVISVSAVGSLRLDYKPGDFVIPDQFIDMTKGREYTFFDGPVVAHVSMADPFCNHLRRIIIESARDLGITTHPSGTYICIEGPRFSTRAESKVWKEVFKADIIGMTLVPEVNLACEAQMCYTTIAMVTDYDVFADIPVTAEEVTKVMSENTEKARKLLYEVIKRLPEKPNDGECSCCNSLKTALV
- a CDS encoding Lrp/AsnC family transcriptional regulator; the protein is MTYILDDIDKKIIKILQEDARTPFSKIAKMLNLSESTIHMRMKRLRENGVIKGFYVDIDPEVIGYNVVAFVMIKADPKKYEGILKKISEFKEILEVYDVTGEYYALLKVRVKTREELAKVLDMIGNMDGVTSTYTMFVLRTIKELKSIILD
- a CDS encoding RimK family alpha-L-glutamate ligase, whose protein sequence is MIHESQKVTEASKQLLLEIKNSGHTAIYLRISQINPVITTNGVEFTYGGKTLMIDGGVVRNLGFISSTEQLIKRFDTLKAMEINGVTLINKPESMFNARDKFSSLVKLKSAGIPIPETALVESPFEAMRLAERWKEVVIKPLVGSLGLGAVRVTDPDIAFRIAKSILSVNQPVYIQKYVRKPERDIRVFVVGDRVIGSIYRINKTSWKTNVAQGALTQVILPDKYLEEIALKSTAIMGLDYAGLDIVEDLDGGYKVLEVNAAPLWKGFYQATNVNPAKYIIQHLIQKLKK